The genomic interval GCAGCGCCGGCGGTGCTGACCGGAGCGCTCCTGGCGACAACGCTCGGTGGGTGTGGGACCACGGTCGCCTCCTACCGTGAGTCGGCGTCGACCGCGGTGCAGACGCAGCTGGGCGGCGCGCGGACCGCGGAGCTGGCTGGGCGGTCCTGGCTCGACGGCAACCTGCCCGACGCGGCGGCCACCGTCATCGTCGGTGACGCGGACCGCACCGTGGGGGGAGCTGAGTCGGACTTCGCGGCGGCCGACCCGCCGGCCGGTGCCGGTGGCCTGCGTGCCTCGGTGACGCAGGCGCTCGGCGACACCTCCGACGCCGTGGCGAGGCTCAGGGTGGCGGTGGACCTCGGTGACCGCGGCGCGGTGGTCTCGGCGACGCGTCGGCTCACCGCCACCGCCGACCAGCTGGAGGCGCTGGGGGTGCGGCTGCGGTGAAGCGCTTCTTCGCGGTCGCTCTCGGGATCCTCACCGCCATCGGCGGTTTCGTGGACATCGGCGACCTCGTGACCAACTCGCTCGTCGGCGCCCGGTTCGGCCTCAGCCTGGCCTGGGTCGTCCTGGTCGGGGTGCTGGGCATCTGTGTCTTCGCCGAGATGAGCGGCCGGGTGGCGGCGGTCAGCGGGCGGGCGACGTTCGACCTGGTGCGCGAGCGGTTGGGTCCGAAGGCAGGGCTGCTCAACCTGCTCGCCTCCGTCGCCGTCACCCTGCTGACGATGATCGCCGAGATCGGCGGCGTCGCCCTCTCGCTCGAGCTGGCGACGAGCGTGAACCGCTACCTGTGGATCCCGGTCGTCGGGGCCGCCGTCTGGCTGGTGCTGTGGCGGGTCAAGTTCGCGGTGCTCGAGAACGTCTTCGGTCTCGCCGGTCTCGCCCTGCTGGTCTTCGCCGTGGCGGTCTGGAAGCTGGGGCCCGACTGGGGCGGCCTCGCGGCGTCCGCCGGCCACCCGGCGGTCCCGGTCCGCGAGGACGTGTGGAGCTACGCCTACTACGGCGTGGCACTGTTCGGTGCCGCGATGACGCCGTACGAGGTGTTCTTCTTCTCCTCCGGCGGCATCGAGGAGCACTGGAAGGCCAAGGACCTCGCCACCATGCGGGCGAACGTGTTCATCGGCTTCCCGCTCGGCGGCCTGCTCTCGCTCGCCATCGCCGCCACCGCGGCCACCATCCTGCTGCCGCGCGGGATCGAGGTGGACACGCTCGGGCAGGTGTCCCTGCCGGTCGTGGTGGCCCTCGGCAAGGTCGGCCTGGCCTTCGCGCTCCTCGGCTTCTTCGCCGCCACCTTCGGCGCCGCGTGCGAGACCGGTCTGTCCGTCGGGTACAGCATCGCCCAGTACTTCGGCTGGCAGTGGGGCAAGTTCGTCGAGCCCCTGCGAGCGGCTCGCTTCCACACGGTCGTCCTGCTCTCGTGCGTCGTCGCCATCGGCGTGCTGCTCACGACGGTCGACCCGATCATGGTGACCGAGTACAGCGTGGTGTTCAGTGCCGTCGCCCTCCCGCTCACCTACCTCCCCATCCTCGTGGTGGCGAACGACCGGACCTACATGGGCAGGTACCGCAACGGCCGGGTGGCCAACGTCCTGGGGAGCATCTACCTCGTGCTGGTCCTCGTCGCGTCCCTCGCCGCCATCCCGCTCATGGTCGTGACGGGAGCGGGCCAGTGAGCGGGACCGGGAAGGTGCGCGGGAGCGGGGCGGGAGGCCCGGGCGCCGTGTCGCGGTCCGAGGAGGTGCCACTGGTCCTGCGGCTGCTCGACCACCAGGTCGTGGGACCGCACGGCGAGCTCCTCGGCAACATCGACGACCTCGTCCTGCGCGAGGCGGGGGACGAGCTGGAGGTGGTCGCGTTCATGAGCGGCCCCGCAGGTCTCGCCCGTCGGCAGGGAGGCAGGGGCGGCCGGTGGCTGCACGCCGCCTGGGCCAGGCTCCATCCGCAAGAGCACCCGAGGCCCGTCGTGGTGCCGCTGACCGAGGTCACGAGGGTCGGGTCGGCGGTCGAGGTGTCTGCCAGGGCGGCGGAGGTGCTGGCGGGTTCCGCGGGCCTCGAGCTGTGGCTGCGGCAGCACGTCGTGGGGCGGCTGCCCGGCGCTCGGGACGGCGACCCGAGCACGGGAGGGGCACCAATGCGGCGCCGCGGGCTTCTGCCCGAGGCATACCTCCTGCAGGAGGGTGACCACACGACGAGCGAGCTGGTGGGCAGCCGCGCGACCGTCGGTGGTCGGGACCTGGGGTCGGTCATCGAGGTGCTCGCGGCTCCACGAGGACGGCGGGGCGGCCCCTGGGGGCGGCTCGTGCTGACGGACCTCGTCTGCTCACGGCGGCGCCTGGGAGCCGAGCTCGGCTACACCATGTCCGCCCAGGGACCCCGGCTCGTCGAGCTCGCGATGCGGGTCTGGCACCGTCACGACCAACGGGTCGACCTCCGGCACGTCGACATCGCCTGGACCGACCGGCGCCTGCAGGTGTCCGGGGCCGCCCGCCTGCGGCACCCCCGCGACGTCGGGTAGGAGCAGCCCGGCGTCAGTGGTGCTTGCGGCTGCCGAACAGGTAGAAGCCGACACCGCCCACGACGATGACGAGTACGAGAAGCAGCCAGAACCACATCAGGCCTGCACCTCCCCGCTGGCGGCCAGCACCCGCTGGGCGACGACGACGCGCAGCTGCTCGAGCCGAGCCTCCTGGTCGTCGGCGCGGTCGATGAGCTGCTCGAGGTGGTAAGGGTTCAGTGCCTCGACAGCAGGTGCCACGGCGCGCAGGGCGGTCCACGCGGCCCGCTTGGCGCGGACCGCCAGCGCCAGGCCCTCGAGTTCGACCAGGTCGCTGAGGGGGGAGCGGCGCACGAGGGTGCCGTTGGGCTTGAGGCGTCCGAGGCGTTCCCCGACCACGGCGACCTGTTCCTGGACCTTGGCCTCCGGGACCTCCAGCGCGTCCATGAGGGCGAGCAGCGCGGAGCGGTCCTCCGTCGCCTCACGGGCGAGGGCGGACACCTCCTCACGCAGGTGCGCGTCCTGCAGGGAACC from Phycicoccus sp. M110.8 carries:
- a CDS encoding NRAMP family divalent metal transporter — translated: MKRFFAVALGILTAIGGFVDIGDLVTNSLVGARFGLSLAWVVLVGVLGICVFAEMSGRVAAVSGRATFDLVRERLGPKAGLLNLLASVAVTLLTMIAEIGGVALSLELATSVNRYLWIPVVGAAVWLVLWRVKFAVLENVFGLAGLALLVFAVAVWKLGPDWGGLAASAGHPAVPVREDVWSYAYYGVALFGAAMTPYEVFFFSSGGIEEHWKAKDLATMRANVFIGFPLGGLLSLAIAATAATILLPRGIEVDTLGQVSLPVVVALGKVGLAFALLGFFAATFGAACETGLSVGYSIAQYFGWQWGKFVEPLRAARFHTVVLLSCVVAIGVLLTTVDPIMVTEYSVVFSAVALPLTYLPILVVANDRTYMGRYRNGRVANVLGSIYLVLVLVASLAAIPLMVVTGAGQ